TGGGGGAGGGCTTTCGCTCGGGGTGGTTTCGTCCGCCGGGGGGAATGCTCTCCCAGGTGACTTCAGAGGTGCTAGCTAGGACGGGGCATGGCTTGTGTCCGTTGACCTACTTTGGCAATGATACCTGGTCAGGTCCAGCCAACTGGCACCCTGTGCTGCGGCGTCATTTACGCAATGCGAGGGCCGAAAGGGCGGGCATGTATGTGCTCCATGAGCGACGACATCGTTTGTGGCCGGAGAGAGCCGGGGTGGAGGAGCGATCTCGGAGCGGCGCGAACCGCCGCTGGGTGCCGGAGGCGGCGGCGGGGTTGATCGACTCGCTTCTGGAAGAGGGTTTTTCGTTTCCCGATCCCGAGGAAGTGCTCGGGCGGAATTCCGGGTGCGGGGAAGGCGAGAATGAGTGAGCTTGGTGGGATGTGGCGGGATCTTTTACTGCTGGGTGGGGCCGGAGGCTTGGGCGCGATGGCGCGTTTCGGCGTGAATTTGGGGGTGCAGCGCTGGCTGGGATCGAGCTGGGTCTGGGCCACGATGCTGGTGAATTTGCTAGGCTGCTTTCTCTTTGGGTTTTTGGCGGTTTGGCTGAGCGCCAAGGTGGGGGGCTCGCCGCGGGCCAAGTTAATCATTCTGACGGGATTTTTGGGGGCCTTCACGACTTTTTCAACCTATGCCTTTGAGGTGGTAGAGCAGCTCCAAGGGGGGCAGTGGGGAGGGGCACTCGGGAACATCGCAGCTCAGACCCTGGTCGGGATCGGCGCGGTTTTTTCTGGAATTTGGCTGGCGCGAACCTGCTCCTGAGTTCCTTTGCCTGATGAGATCTTTTCCGAGCTGGCTGCTGGTGGCTTTGGCTTTGGCCTCGTGTGGAAGGCAGGAACTGCCCGAATCCGAGGTTTCGATTGAGAAGCGGGTGGTCGTCTCCAATTACCCGCTAGCTTGGATGACAGGACAGATTGATTCTGACGGAATTGAAGTCTATTTTCCCGAAATTGTAGGAGATCCTGCTTTTTGGCAGCCGAGCCGTGGGCAAATCGCTGTGATGCAGGCGGCCGACTTGATTCTGCTGAATGGAGCGGGCTACGAGGGCTGGCGCTTGACGACTTCTTTGCCAGAGTCGCGGGTGGTGGAGTCTCTGGCGGGCTTGGAGGAGCGCTTTCTCGAGAGCCCGGGGAAGGTGGAGCACCGGCATGGCCCGGAAGGAGTCCATTCTCATGGAGGGCTGGCGACGACGACTTGGCTCGATTTTTCTTTGGCGGGTGAGCAGGCGGTGAGGCTGCGGGATGCCTTGGTCGAGCGGGGCTTGGTGGAGGCCACGAGCGCGGCGGAGAATTTGGCTGCCCTTCGGGCTCAGCTGGATGGACTGGATGCCCGCATGAAGGCGGTGGGGAAGGCGCTCGCAGGGGCGCCGCTGGTGGCTTCCCATCCGGTCTATCCTTTTCTGGCGGAACGGTATGAGCTGAACATGGATGCGGTTCACTGGGAACCCGGTGGATTTCCCGATGCGACGCAGTGGGCGGAGCTGGAGGCCCTTTTGGAATGGCATCCTGCCGAGGTCATGCTTTGGGAAGGGCCGCCCTCGGAGGAGGTCAGGAGGGAACTGGAGGAGAGAGGGATCGAGTCGCTCGTTTTCGATCCCTGCGGCAACCGACCCGCTGCGGGAGATTTTCTCTCGGTCATGACGGAGAATGTGGAGCGCTTGGAGGGGTTTCTCGCTGGGCGTTATACCAAGCTGCAGAATTAGCTGGTAGAATGGCCGAGTGGATTTCGGGCCAGACCAAGGCGCGACGAGGGCGCGGTGCAGGCACCGTAACCGAGGAGCAACGCAGGGCTGGCTCGAAAGACACCGGCTCTCCCTTACCCGCGCTTCAGCGCCTCTTCCCCACAACACCTCCCCTCCATTCTTCCAGTGAATTCTGGAGGTTGGTATTAGGGGCCCGATTGTTCTCTGAAAGGGGAGGCCGCCTAGCTGGGGGCGTGCTCTCGGCGGAGGCGGTCGAGGAGCCCGTGGACGAACTTGGGGCTTTCTGGGGCGCCGAAGCGCTTGGCGATTTCAATGGCCTCGTTGATGACCACGGCGGGCGGGGCCTCCTGGGAGCGGTGCAGCAGTTCGTAGAGACCGAGTCGGATGAGATTGCGGTCGACCACGCCGGTGCGCTCCAGCCGGTAGTTTTCGAGCGAGCTTTCGATCTTTTCGTCCAAGGAGGGCTGGTGCTGGAGGACGCCGGCGATGAGTTCTTCGGCCAAGGTGCGGGTGAGTCCTTTGCCCGTGCGCAGTTCCCAAAATTGGGGAAGAGCTTCTTCGGGCGGGGCGGCGCGGTCGGGATAGCGGCCGTTGGCGGTGGCGATGTCCCGCGAGACGAGGAATTGGAGCGCGGCCTCCCGGCCGTCCCGGCGATTACCCATTGGTTTTGGCGGGGTAGGTCGCGGCCAACTTGTCCATGACGTCCGCCATTTCCAGGGCGGCGCGCGCGGCTTCGGTGCCGCGGTTCATGTTGTCTCCCATGCAGCGGGCGTAGGCTTGCTTTTCATCGAGGCAGAGGAGCACGGCATCGATGACGGGGATGAGGTGGGTGGTGGCAGTCCGCTGGAGAGCATCGGTCACGGTTTGAGCGATGAGGTCGGCGTGCTTGGTTTTCCCTTCGAGAATCAGCCCCAAGGCGATGATGACCCCCGGCGAGTCGGCGCGCCGTGCCACGAACTCGACCGCTACCGGAATTTCATAAGCGCCTGGCACTTGATGCAGCTCCACTTTGGCCTCGGGCAAGTAGCCGAGGATTTCCTGGATCGTGGCCTGCACGAGGGCGTTGGTGTAGCTCTCGTTGTAGCGACTTGCGATGATGGTGAAGTGCTGTCCCCGGGTCGTGCGGCGTGGGCGGGGAGGGAGGTGGGACATGACTTGAGGGTGCTCGGTTTCGGGATTCCTTTCTCGGCGGGACGGGAAGGTGGAGAGGAATGGCCGGAGTTCAACCGACAAGCGAGAGGGGCAGGCCGCTTAGAGGAGGTGGCCCATTTTGGACTTCTTGGTCTCGAGGTATTTCTCGTTGTGGGCATTCGAGTCGAGCTGGATGGGCACTTGCTCCACCACCTCGAGATCGTGCCCTCCCAGGCCGACGATCTTTTTGGGATTGTTCGTTATGAGTCGAATCTGACGCACGCCCAGGTCATGGAGGATTTGTGCCCCGGTGCCGTAGTCCCTCAGGTCCATGGGGAAACCGAGTTTCTCGTTCGCCTCGACGGTGTCGAGACCTTGTTCCTGAAGCTTGTAGGCCTTGATTTTGTTGGCGAGTCCGATGCCGCGGCCTTCCTGGCGCATGTAGAGAATGATGCCGCGGCCTTCTTGCTCGATTTGCGACATAGCGGTTTGGAGTTGTCCCCCGCAGTCACAGCGTTGACTCTGGAAGACGTCTCCCGTCAAACACTCACTGTGGACGCGCACGAGGGTGGGGCTGTCTGCCGAGATTTTCCCTTTCACGAGCGCGAGGTGATCGTGGCCATCGAGCAAGCTGCGGTAGAGGTGGAGCCGGAAGTCTCCGTGATCGGTCGGAAGATGAATTTGCTCAACCGCTTCGACGAGGCGCTCCCGATTGCGGCGGTACTCGATGAGATCGGAGATGGTGATCATTTTCAGCCCGTGGATCCGGGCGAACTCGGTCAGCTCTGGGAGCCGCGCCATGGTGCCGTCATCGTTGAGAATTTCGCAGATGACTCCGCAGGGGCGCAGGCCTGCCAGGCGGGCCAGATCGACGGCTGCTTCGGTGTGCCCCGCCCGGCGGAGGACTCCCCCGTGACGAGCCCGAAGAGGGTTGATGTGGCCAGGCTGAACAAGGTCATCAGGTCCCGATCGAGGGTCCGCCAGGACGGCGATGGTGCGGGCTCGGTCGGCCGCGGAGATCCCGGTCGTGATGCCGCTGGCGGCGTCCACGGTGACGGTGAAGTCGGTTTTGTAGGCCTCTCGGTTGCGAGGGACCATGCCCCGAAGGTTGAGATCGGCCGCTTGCTCTTCGGTCATGGGTACGCAGACCAGGCCGCGGCCGTAGCGGACCATGAAGTTGACGGATTCGGCGGTCACTTTTTCGGCGGCGAAGACGAGGTCGCCTTCGTTTTCCCGCTCGGCGTCGTCTGTCACAATCAAGAGTTTGCCGGCGGCGATATCGGCCAAGGCATCCTCGATGGAAGTGAAGGGCATGGGAAGCAGGTAGCGGAGATTTTCAGGTTTCGAAAGTCAGAAGCCTTCAGGGCCGCTCGGCCAGGATGGCGGATGCCTGGTAGAGTTCCCGATTGGAGGCGTTGTATTCGGTTTTTCGCTGCAAGGTCAGGTGGTATAGGTCTACGATTTTCCAATCGAGGAAGGTCCATTGGCCGTCCTTTCCATCATGCCCGATTCCGATGAGGAGATGGTGGGCGTGGTGGTGGAGTTTGCCGGTGGTGTGGGAAGGTTGGTAGTAGAAGGTCCGAAAGCTGCTTTCTTCGGAACCCAGGGCGTAGAGTTTGGGATCGATGTAAGCCACTTGGCCCGATGGCTGGTGGATCAATTTCAGGTCGGGGTAGCCGCTCCGCTGTGTTTTCCCGGCGGCGTTGGCGGGAAAAACACAGCTGTAGTCTTCTAACTCATCAAGCCGTCTTTGGAGAAAGTCTTCAAAGTAGCGGCTGGCTTCATTGATTCGGGAGAGGCTTCGCAGGGGCGAGTCCTCCTGGCTGAAAAGAGAAGCGGCCTCTTCTACCAGCTGGGAAACGGTGGCAAGTATCTCACGGTCGGCCGCTCGGCTGGGTTGGAGGGGTCGGACTTCTTTTCCGGCAGACTCTTGAATGAGGGTGGGGAAGGGGAGTCGCGAGGGATCACGAAACTGAATGGAGGGGTGGGGCCGGTCGACGGGGCTTGGTTCCGCCCTGGATTCCCGTCCCAACCAGTAGCCCACCCCGAGGCCGAGCAGCAGGGAAGCGAAAAGTGAAAGAGCCCAAGGGAGGACGCGCATGCCCCAACCAAGATGGCCTCTAGACTTTGAGCAAGCGTTTCACCAGATCGGTTACGGTCACGATGCCGACGGGCACTTGGCGGGCGTTCACGACGATGCCGATTTCGTTGCCACGTCGTCGCAGCAGCAGCAGGGCGCTTTCGGCACTCTGATCCTGGCGCACGGTGACACGCTTGCGCAGAAAATCCCGCCCCGTGCGGTCGTGACTCCGCGCGCGCACGATTTCGTGCATGCTGACGGTGCCGGCGGGCTGGCCGGTGTGGTCGAGCACCGGAAAATAGCGGTGTCTGGTGCGACGAGCAATCGGGAGGAGCGAGGGAATCGGCATTTCCAAGGGGATGCTGGTGACTTTCCCGAGTGGGATGAGAAAGTCGTTCACTTTGAGCTCGGCGAACTCGAGGGCATTTTCGATCAACTCGAGCTCGGAAGAAGCGCCTTCGGTGTATTCGCGCGCCACTGCCAGAAGCCTCTCTTTCCGATGGTAGCTCGGTGGGGGAGGCGGGAGCGAGGGCTGTTTTCCTCGAAAGAGTTGTCCCAGGAAGTGGCTGACCTGAAGAAGGTGACGGAAAGCGGTCAGGAGTCGATGCGGGCGTTGGCGAGCAAAGGCTTTCCCGAAAAGTTCCACCCCCACGACATAGCCCAGGAGAATCAGGAGCAAGAGAAGGAAGGCGACCAAGGGACGCTCTTGTCCCCAATTTTCAAAGGCCGCCCAAAGCGCGAGCGCGAGGAAGATGGCTTTGAGCGGCCCCGCCACCAGCAGGGCAGACGAACGAGTTTCCAGCAGGCGCGCCAGGCGAGCGGCGTGCGGTTCGCCCTTTTTGGCATGATACCGGAAGCGGACGGGGCTGGCAGCCAGGAGGGCGGTTTCCATCAAGGCGAGGGCCCAGGCTCCCGCGAGAGCCACCAAAAAGAGGATTTCTGTCATGGGCGGCTGAGGACCGAGGGCGAGAGCTGTTCTACCAGGACTTCCACCACCCGGTCTGCGGTGGCTTTGCGCACGGTCAGGCGGAGCCCAGCCTCTTCGATGGACTGGCCCCGTTCAGGAAAGTGGCCGAGGTGGCTGGTCATCCACCCGCCGAGGCTGCGGGCTTCTGTCAGGGGTAGCTCGATCTCTGTCATGCGACGGAGGGCATCGATGGAAGCTGTTCCTTTGGCCAAGAGCCGACCGGGAGCGATTTCCTGAAGGTCCGGATCATAGTCCTCAGGCAGTTCGAGAAATTCGGAGAGAATGCCGGAGGTCAAGTCGGTCTGGGTCACGACGCCTTCAAAGCCTCCATGTTCATCCAACACGATGACCAGGGAGCGAGGCAAGGGGAGGTATTGGCACAGGAGAGGCAGGGCGCCAAGGGTTTCGGGGACGAAGACGGGAGGCATGGTGTGCTTCGCGAAATCATAGGGGGGCTTCAGTAGGAAGTTATGGACGTCAAGCACGCCCACGATTTGGTCACGTGTGTCGTGATGCACCGGGATGTAGTTGTAGGGCCGGTGTCGCACGAGTTCCCTGACCTCCTCGCTCGTCAGGTCATCGGCCAGGGTGAAGACTTCCACGCGAGGAGCCATGAAGTCGCGGGCGGTCCGTTGATTGAGTTTGAGAACTTCCAAGATGAGGTCGGTCTCTCCTTCCCGTAAGGTTCCCTGGTCTTCTTCTCGTTCGAGGTAGGCTTCGAATTCCTTCTGCTCCATGGCGACTTTTTCTTGGAGTCGTCCCAGCACCGGGAGGCGGATGGCCCATTGGCGAAGCGATTCCAAGCGCTTGCCCAGGGGTGCCAGCCTGCGGGCAATTCCCTGTGAGAAGGCGGGCCCACGGGCGAGAGCACGCTCTTGGTGGCGGTGGCCCAGGATTCGCGGGAGGGTGTCGATGAGGAGGAAGAACACTGCCAGAGAAGCGGCCCCTAGGAGCGGGAAGCGTCCGCTCGTCCCCAACAGCAAAAAGAGGGCAAAGGCCATCAAGGCGATTCCAAGAAAGGCCACCCGCTGCCAGTGGGCATGACGATGAAGGGAGATCAATGCTTGGCGGTCTTCGTCGGGCATTCCCTGGCTTTCAGAAAGTCGACTGACGGCAGCCGAGGCCAGACCAACGCAAGCCGCTGCCAACAATCCGGCGACCAGCGCGAGGAGGAGAAAGAGCCACTTCGAGAGAATCAGCATGAGGAAGCGGCCAAGTTGGCTGCCATGGGGAGGGAGGTCAGCATGGGATGGACCAAGGGAGTTGCAAGATCGAGCAAGTGACAATTCTGCATGTCTCCGACCGATTTCTCGCTTGGATCGGCCTGAAACCCATTTTAAGCATCTGGATGACCCGCTGGATTCCGGCCCCTGTCATGGCCTATCTCCGCTTCACCTTAGGGAATCTTTTTGTCTGGGCGGGGGTGCTCAAGGTCAAGGATCCTCAAGGCTTTCATGAGTCGGTCTTGGCCTTCGAGTTGATTGTCAATCCTTTGGCGGCTTGGGTGGCCATTCTGCTCCCGTGGTTGGAGATCGTTTTGGGGCTGGCCTTGATTTTCAAACTGGTCTACCGCGCGGCAGCCCTTTGCTTGGGTGGGTTGAACTTGGCCTTCATTGTAGCCCTTTCGCTGGCTTGGGGGCAGGGCAAGACGCTGGACTGTGGCTGCTTTGGATCGCAAGGGCCCACGAATCTGCCTCTTCAAATCGCACTCGACACGCTCTTCCTCCTCGTTTGTGCCCTTCTCTTTCTGGATGAACGACCTCGCTCGTCTTCCCTCACACCGTCCAGTGCTCGTGGTCTTGGCGGGGTTCTGTCTTCTTGAATCCGAGAAGCCGTGATCCCCTTCAGGGGAGGCTTGTGGGGCCTGTGCCTAGGCGCTCGACCTCTCTTCCGCATCTCTTTTCCGGGGCGGCTTCACTCCTTGGGGATATCGGAAGGGATTTCTCGGTTGGTGGGTTGGATGTAGACAACCAAGGGGCGATGATCGCTGCCCTGAAGCGAGGTCGGGTTGCGCCCGATGTGGGAGGTTTCGAAGTCGATCTCCGGATAGAGCGCTCGATTGCTGAAGGCATAGTCGAGGCGTGAGTAGACATCGGCCCACTTCCAATGATGGGTCCAGCGCTCTCCTCGGTCGTCGGCGAGAGGGATGGCCCAGAGGTAATTGGCCGAACCAAATCCCCCATGAGTGGTGCGAATGGGTTCTTCATTGCTGTAGGCATTGAAGTCGCCCGCCACCAGGAGATTGGTCTCGGGAGCCTCAGCCAAGATGGCGTCCACATGCTGGCGTACGAGGCGGGCTTCGTTCAATCGCATCAGCTCTTGGTCGGCTTCCTTGACCTCGCGCTTGGATTTGAGGTGCACTCCTAGGACGCGAAGCAGGTAGTCCGATTGCAGGCGAAGGGTGACGTCGAGAATCCCGCGGCTGAAGGGCAATTCCAAGTTGTCAATCTGGTAGGTGAGATCGCCTTGGGAATCGTGGTCGATGATTGGAAACTCGCTCAAAATCGCCAAGCGACGGTAGCGATCGGCCGAGGTATGAAAGTGGCTGTGGGGAAGTTCGACTCCGGCCTCGGCCAATCTGGTTTGAAGATCTTTGAGATCCTCAGCCGTCCCGATTTCCGAGATCGAGAGGATTTGTGGTTTGATTTCGCTGAGCAGCTGGATGAGCGGCTGGATTTCCTGCTCTGGTTTGGGAGCGTTTTTCGTGTAGACGCCCTCCACCCTTCGATTCATCTCGAGGTAGTTCCAAACATTAAACGAGACGAAGGTGACCGGATCACGGTCAGGGAGGGCAGAAGTCTGACCTTTGGCTGTCAGAGAGAGCGCCAGAAGGAGCGCTCCCAAGAGAGAAGTTCGGTTCATAAGAAGCGCGGGAAGAACGGAAGGAGCGATGAGAAAGGTTCCTTTACCCTTTTTCTTCGACCGTTTTCTTCGGGCTGTCCGCGGACGAGGTTTCGCCTTTTTTGATCTCATCTTCGAAGTCCTCGCGGGCCTTCTTGAACTCTCCCATGCTTTTCCCAATTCCACGGGCTAGCTCAGGGAGCTTCTTGGCCCCGAAGAGAAGAAGCAAAATCAGGAAAATGAGGATCATTTCCTGGGGGCCAACATTGACGAAAGCAAAGTGGTTCATAGCTACCGTAAACGTAAGGCCGACCGCCTGCTTTGCAAAGAATACCTACCAGCAAAGACCGGCCTCGGGCAGGGTGCCGTCATCCCGTAAATAAAGATAGCCTTCGACGCCCGGAGGCGCGGGGGGCCGGAGGGCAATTTGGCCGCGACGATAGTAGCCCTCAGGCAGGCCTTCGTAGCGATCGAGATGCTGCAAAAGGTGGTGGGAGACTTGATACAATTCCCCAGCGATGGCCTTGCCTCCCTGCTCGGCCTCCACCAGTCCAGGGTAGGCTCCCTGCTGGCAGACCAGCAGGCGATATTTGGGCTCGGTGGTGGCTTCCCCCAAGAACGTGGCGTCTTTCATCTCGTGGGCCGCTGAATGGCCGCGTTTGAGGGTGCCGTAGACAAAGAGAATCATTGGCGGTTTTCGATTGGCGATTTATGGACCGAGGATGCGGATCGATATTGTCAGCCTTTTTCCCGAGATCAGTCGGGCACCGCTGCAAGAGAGCATGATGAAGCGGGCCCAGGAGGCGGGCCAGGTGGAAATTCACTGTCACGATCTACGAGAGTGGGCAAGCGACAAGCACCGCAAGACCGACGATGAGCCTTTCGGGGGCGGTCAGGGCATGGTGCTGAAGCCAGAGCCGCTCTTCGCCTGCGTGCGGGCGCTTGAAAGTGAGCAAGCACACGTCGTGCTCATGACTCCCCAGGGACCTCGCTTTGACCAGAAGCGAGCGATCGCGTTGGCGAAAGAACAGACCCATCTCCTTCTCCTTTGTGGTCACTATGAAGGGGTGGATCACCGGGTGGTCGAGGCCCTCGTCGATGAAGAATTGTCCATCGGTGACTACGTTCTGACGAACGGCGCGCTCGCGGCCGCGGTGGTGACGGATGCGGTGGTGCGGCTCTTGCCGGGTGTGCTCGGCGATGAACGTTCCGCGTGGGAAGAAAGCTTTTCCGAGGGGATCCTGGAAAGCCCCCAATACACCCGCCCGGCTGACTATGAGGGCAGAAAAATTCCCGAAGTGCTTTTGAGTGGGCATCACGAGAAGATTGCCGCTTGGCGAAGGGAGCAAGCCTTGCAGCGGACGCGGGAAAACCGGCCCGATTTGTTAGGAGAGCAAGAATGAGGGCTTGGTTGACAACGTTGCTCGTGCTGGCTGCTGGGTCCTTAGGGGCGGAGGAGCGCTTGGAATTGCCCGGATGGGTGGACCCGATCGTGATCGAGCTTCCGGAGAATTATGATCCCGCGAAGAAATGGCCGCTTTTGTATTCCTGGCACGGCCCGGTGGGAGGTCCGCAGAATAAGGTGGTGAAGGAGGCCAGCCGCCATCGGGATTGGATCTTGGTGGCCTTGGCCTACACGAAGAAGGAGCTTCTGGGGGTCCATGATGTCAGCGAAATCCAGCAGGAAATCGCCGTCTGGCAGGAGAATCGGCCAGAAATTGAGAAGCGTTTTTCCGTGGATCCGGGAAGGATTTTTGTAAGCGGTTACTACACGGGCAGTTGGGTCGCGGCCATGGCCATGAGTGAGGTCCCGGAATTGGCAGGTTGCCTCATGATTGGGGCTGGGTTCTTGGATCGACATGCTTTGCCCAAGGCGTCCCTGGTGCGGGGAAAGCCGATTTACATAGGAGTGGGCTCGACCTATGAGAACCACCTGCCGTCTTTCCGAGCCAAGGAGCGGTTCCAAGCGGCTGGCGCCCAGGTCATTTGGGATCCTTGGGATTTTCATTACAAGGAGGTGCCTCGTCGAGAAGAAGAAATCGCGGAGAAGCCGGCCATGCGGCAATGGATGCGCTTGGTTTCGGGCGAGGAGGATCCGGAAGCGCTGCGGGAAGAAGCGGCCAACTGGGGGAGAACCCGTTTAGAGGAGATCAGCGCCCTGGAGGACGTGGCCGAGCGGATTCGCCGCTTGAAACGGTTCCGAGAGCAGCCCTTTGCCCGACTCTTCGGAGCGCCGCTTGAGCGATCCATCGAGGGTCGATTGCGTGCTTTGGGCAACTCGGACCGAGGGGCGCGGGAGCTGAGAGCGTGGGACGAATACGAAAGGCTCTTGCAGGCCGAATTGCGCGATCGGAGTCGAGCCGCTTCGGAAGACTATCTGGCCCGCTACACTCGACTCACGCAAGAGATGACAGGCTCTCCCGTGGCCATTTTTGCGGAGGCGGAGCGCAAACGCATTGGCGCTACGCTGGGTCGCT
The genomic region above belongs to Verrucomicrobiota bacterium and contains:
- the ribH gene encoding 6,7-dimethyl-8-ribityllumazine synthase → MSHLPPRPRRTTRGQHFTIIASRYNESYTNALVQATIQEILGYLPEAKVELHQVPGAYEIPVAVEFVARRADSPGVIIALGLILEGKTKHADLIAQTVTDALQRTATTHLIPVIDAVLLCLDEKQAYARCMGDNMNRGTEAARAALEMADVMDKLAATYPAKTNG
- a CDS encoding polysaccharide deacetylase family protein, translated to MRAWRKWLNRRTILWTRDRVGLRPGEFVLTFDDGPNASAEVTSRLLAVLGDRKIRGAFCLIGSEVRKEPDLAAAIFNAGHLVVNHSQTHASLLGKSLEEAIQEIEDCESSLRAALGEGFRSGWFRPPGGMLSQVTSEVLARTGHGLCPLTYFGNDTWSGPANWHPVLRRHLRNARAERAGMYVLHERRHRLWPERAGVEERSRSGANRRWVPEAAAGLIDSLLEEGFSFPDPEEVLGRNSGCGEGENE
- a CDS encoding gamma-glutamylcyclotransferase family protein, which translates into the protein MILFVYGTLKRGHSAAHEMKDATFLGEATTEPKYRLLVCQQGAYPGLVEAEQGGKAIAGELYQVSHHLLQHLDRYEGLPEGYYRRGQIALRPPAPPGVEGYLYLRDDGTLPEAGLCW
- a CDS encoding transporter associated domain-containing protein codes for the protein MLILSKWLFLLLALVAGLLAAACVGLASAAVSRLSESQGMPDEDRQALISLHRHAHWQRVAFLGIALMAFALFLLLGTSGRFPLLGAASLAVFFLLIDTLPRILGHRHQERALARGPAFSQGIARRLAPLGKRLESLRQWAIRLPVLGRLQEKVAMEQKEFEAYLEREEDQGTLREGETDLILEVLKLNQRTARDFMAPRVEVFTLADDLTSEEVRELVRHRPYNYIPVHHDTRDQIVGVLDVHNFLLKPPYDFAKHTMPPVFVPETLGALPLLCQYLPLPRSLVIVLDEHGGFEGVVTQTDLTSGILSEFLELPEDYDPDLQEIAPGRLLAKGTASIDALRRMTEIELPLTEARSLGGWMTSHLGHFPERGQSIEEAGLRLTVRKATADRVVEVLVEQLSPSVLSRP
- the nusB gene encoding transcription antitermination factor NusB, translating into MGNRRDGREAALQFLVSRDIATANGRYPDRAAPPEEALPQFWELRTGKGLTRTLAEELIAGVLQHQPSLDEKIESSLENYRLERTGVVDRNLIRLGLYELLHRSQEAPPAVVINEAIEIAKRFGAPESPKFVHGLLDRLRREHAPS
- a CDS encoding CrcB family protein, with the translated sequence MSELGGMWRDLLLLGGAGGLGAMARFGVNLGVQRWLGSSWVWATMLVNLLGCFLFGFLAVWLSAKVGGSPRAKLIILTGFLGAFTTFSTYAFEVVEQLQGGQWGGALGNIAAQTLVGIGAVFSGIWLARTCS
- a CDS encoding MauE/DoxX family redox-associated membrane protein codes for the protein MDQGSCKIEQVTILHVSDRFLAWIGLKPILSIWMTRWIPAPVMAYLRFTLGNLFVWAGVLKVKDPQGFHESVLAFELIVNPLAAWVAILLPWLEIVLGLALIFKLVYRAAALCLGGLNLAFIVALSLAWGQGKTLDCGCFGSQGPTNLPLQIALDTLFLLVCALLFLDERPRSSSLTPSSARGLGGVLSS
- a CDS encoding bifunctional 3,4-dihydroxy-2-butanone-4-phosphate synthase/GTP cyclohydrolase II — encoded protein: MPFTSIEDALADIAAGKLLIVTDDAERENEGDLVFAAEKVTAESVNFMVRYGRGLVCVPMTEEQAADLNLRGMVPRNREAYKTDFTVTVDAASGITTGISAADRARTIAVLADPRSGPDDLVQPGHINPLRARHGGVLRRAGHTEAAVDLARLAGLRPCGVICEILNDDGTMARLPELTEFARIHGLKMITISDLIEYRRNRERLVEAVEQIHLPTDHGDFRLHLYRSLLDGHDHLALVKGKISADSPTLVRVHSECLTGDVFQSQRCDCGGQLQTAMSQIEQEGRGIILYMRQEGRGIGLANKIKAYKLQEQGLDTVEANEKLGFPMDLRDYGTGAQILHDLGVRQIRLITNNPKKIVGLGGHDLEVVEQVPIQLDSNAHNEKYLETKKSKMGHLL
- the trmD gene encoding tRNA (guanosine(37)-N1)-methyltransferase TrmD, which gives rise to MRIDIVSLFPEISRAPLQESMMKRAQEAGQVEIHCHDLREWASDKHRKTDDEPFGGGQGMVLKPEPLFACVRALESEQAHVVLMTPQGPRFDQKRAIALAKEQTHLLLLCGHYEGVDHRVVEALVDEELSIGDYVLTNGALAAAVVTDAVVRLLPGVLGDERSAWEESFSEGILESPQYTRPADYEGRKIPEVLLSGHHEKIAAWRREQALQRTRENRPDLLGEQE
- a CDS encoding CBS domain-containing protein; translation: MTEILFLVALAGAWALALMETALLAASPVRFRYHAKKGEPHAARLARLLETRSSALLVAGPLKAIFLALALWAAFENWGQERPLVAFLLLLLILLGYVVGVELFGKAFARQRPHRLLTAFRHLLQVSHFLGQLFRGKQPSLPPPPPSYHRKERLLAVAREYTEGASSELELIENALEFAELKVNDFLIPLGKVTSIPLEMPIPSLLPIARRTRHRYFPVLDHTGQPAGTVSMHEIVRARSHDRTGRDFLRKRVTVRQDQSAESALLLLRRRGNEIGIVVNARQVPVGIVTVTDLVKRLLKV
- a CDS encoding metal ABC transporter substrate-binding protein — translated: MRSFPSWLLVALALASCGRQELPESEVSIEKRVVVSNYPLAWMTGQIDSDGIEVYFPEIVGDPAFWQPSRGQIAVMQAADLILLNGAGYEGWRLTTSLPESRVVESLAGLEERFLESPGKVEHRHGPEGVHSHGGLATTTWLDFSLAGEQAVRLRDALVERGLVEATSAAENLAALRAQLDGLDARMKAVGKALAGAPLVASHPVYPFLAERYELNMDAVHWEPGGFPDATQWAELEALLEWHPAEVMLWEGPPSEEVRRELEERGIESLVFDPCGNRPAAGDFLSVMTENVERLEGFLAGRYTKLQN
- a CDS encoding endonuclease/exonuclease/phosphatase family protein, which gives rise to MNRTSLLGALLLALSLTAKGQTSALPDRDPVTFVSFNVWNYLEMNRRVEGVYTKNAPKPEQEIQPLIQLLSEIKPQILSISEIGTAEDLKDLQTRLAEAGVELPHSHFHTSADRYRRLAILSEFPIIDHDSQGDLTYQIDNLELPFSRGILDVTLRLQSDYLLRVLGVHLKSKREVKEADQELMRLNEARLVRQHVDAILAEAPETNLLVAGDFNAYSNEEPIRTTHGGFGSANYLWAIPLADDRGERWTHHWKWADVYSRLDYAFSNRALYPEIDFETSHIGRNPTSLQGSDHRPLVVYIQPTNREIPSDIPKE
- a CDS encoding twin-arginine translocase TatA/TatE family subunit; this encodes MNHFAFVNVGPQEMILIFLILLLLFGAKKLPELARGIGKSMGEFKKAREDFEDEIKKGETSSADSPKKTVEEKG